The following coding sequences lie in one Thermomicrobium sp. 4228-Ro genomic window:
- a CDS encoding NAD(P)/FAD-dependent oxidoreductase, producing the protein MKRAQDNRPTRIVIAGGGFAGVTTAHALRKAARAGDIEVAVISRENAFVFYPLMPEVISGALRVETILTSIRHVVPHARLYAGELTGIDLERRTVTIQHGLYQHQQHPLELPYDHLVLALGGVPATFGIPGLDDYTFDVQRLSNAFALRNHLIDLLEQADIESDPDEQRRLLTVVVIGGGPTGVEVAAEIRSLFTHALPFYRNIRPGTERIVLVEALPRLLTGFPEEAAERAARELRQRGIEVSLERKVVRVDPAAVMFDDGTSIESRTVVSAIGVEPNPIVRSFGLPLDSRGRLLVDEFLRVAGFPDVWAIGDNAAVTDPATGRPYAPTAQHAVRQAKLLARNLVASLSGRPLEPMRYRTRGMMVTLGDHAAIAWLGRVTVTGFPAWWLWRTYALLQIPRWDRRIRLAMEWTLDLLFPPELVQLKVGQPAPATRRLVEAALRRLREAPGPVESPASPVVSSGARRQ; encoded by the coding sequence ATGAAGAGAGCACAGGACAACCGACCGACGCGGATCGTGATCGCCGGTGGTGGATTCGCTGGGGTCACCACTGCCCACGCGCTCCGGAAAGCAGCACGCGCTGGCGACATCGAAGTCGCCGTGATCTCGCGCGAGAACGCATTCGTTTTCTATCCGCTCATGCCGGAGGTCATCTCCGGCGCGCTGCGGGTCGAGACGATCCTCACCTCGATCCGGCACGTCGTACCGCATGCTCGCCTGTACGCCGGCGAGTTGACGGGGATCGACCTCGAGCGACGGACCGTGACGATCCAGCACGGCCTCTACCAGCACCAGCAACACCCTCTCGAGCTTCCCTACGACCATCTGGTGCTCGCCCTCGGTGGTGTCCCAGCGACCTTCGGTATCCCCGGACTCGACGACTACACGTTCGATGTGCAGCGTCTCTCGAACGCGTTCGCGCTGCGCAACCACCTCATCGATCTCCTCGAGCAGGCCGATATCGAATCCGATCCGGACGAGCAACGACGACTGCTCACCGTCGTCGTCATCGGCGGTGGGCCGACCGGTGTCGAGGTCGCGGCCGAAATCCGGAGCCTCTTCACCCACGCGCTCCCGTTCTACCGGAACATCCGCCCCGGCACCGAGCGTATCGTGCTCGTCGAGGCCCTACCGCGGCTCCTCACCGGCTTCCCGGAGGAAGCAGCCGAGCGGGCCGCGCGCGAGCTCCGGCAGCGTGGCATCGAGGTCTCGCTCGAGCGGAAGGTCGTCCGGGTCGATCCGGCAGCAGTCATGTTCGATGACGGCACATCGATCGAGTCGCGGACGGTCGTCAGTGCGATCGGTGTGGAGCCCAACCCCATCGTTCGCTCCTTCGGGCTTCCGCTCGATTCGCGCGGGCGGCTCCTCGTCGACGAGTTCCTCCGTGTCGCTGGATTCCCCGACGTCTGGGCGATCGGCGACAACGCTGCGGTGACCGATCCGGCGACAGGCCGCCCGTACGCGCCGACTGCCCAGCACGCAGTGCGCCAGGCCAAGCTGTTGGCCAGGAACCTCGTCGCCAGCCTCAGCGGTCGCCCGCTCGAACCGATGCGCTACCGCACCCGTGGGATGATGGTCACGCTCGGCGACCACGCTGCGATCGCCTGGCTCGGACGGGTCACCGTGACAGGCTTTCCGGCCTGGTGGCTGTGGCGGACCTATGCGCTCCTGCAGATCCCGCGCTGGGACCGGCGGATCCGCCTGGCGATGGAATGGACGCTCGACCTGCTCTTCCCGCCCGAACTGGTCCAGCTCAAGGTCGGCCAACCGGCACCGGCGACCCGGCGATTGGTCGAAGCGGCACTCCGCAGGCTCCGCGAGGCACCAGGGCCGGTCGAATCTCCCGCGTCACCAGTGGTCAGCTCAGGAGCGCGCCGCCAGTGA
- a CDS encoding M28 family peptidase: MDREHVRELDRIVLGEIWTSSEAWRNLVYLCDDLSHRFAGSERERRAAEFLADRMRAYGLENVRLEPFPMATWERGPCHLAVVEPLERELPAIAMPYCPTAQIEADVIDVGEGELPDFERLASEILGKVVLTDAETNRPGERKSHRTDKFNWAVQRGAVAVLFINQNPGQLHITGSLTGRNLNGTRAIDREAPIPGIGLSYETGQFLRRLAERGRLRVRLATENRTLDAESANVIGEIPGSTRPDEIVLVGGHYDSHDIAQGAGDDGAGTVVGLEVGRALAQLRGQLARTVRVICFGAEELGLLGAYFHATQAAARGECIRFVLNLDGAGRGTGGQEQLVLSGLPELVAYFQGIARELPYDFAIRDELNAHSDHFPFALRGIPNATLSSRDATAGMIGRGWGHTEADTLDKVTLRSIQMAAALAARLVIRLSEDENFPGRQRTPEEVRQQLADAGLLERVRATEGPVI, encoded by the coding sequence ATGGACCGAGAGCACGTCCGCGAGTTGGACCGCATCGTCCTCGGCGAGATCTGGACATCCAGCGAGGCCTGGCGGAACCTCGTCTACCTCTGCGATGACCTCAGCCATCGCTTCGCCGGGTCGGAGCGAGAACGGCGTGCAGCCGAGTTCCTCGCTGACCGGATGCGCGCCTATGGACTCGAGAATGTCCGACTCGAACCGTTTCCCATGGCGACCTGGGAGCGTGGGCCGTGCCATCTCGCTGTCGTGGAGCCGCTCGAGCGGGAACTCCCGGCCATCGCCATGCCCTACTGCCCGACCGCACAGATCGAAGCTGACGTGATCGACGTCGGCGAGGGCGAACTTCCTGATTTCGAGCGCTTGGCCAGCGAGATTCTCGGGAAGGTCGTGCTCACCGACGCCGAGACCAACCGTCCCGGCGAGCGCAAGAGTCACCGGACCGACAAGTTCAACTGGGCCGTCCAGCGCGGTGCGGTCGCTGTCCTCTTCATCAACCAGAACCCGGGCCAGCTCCACATTACCGGCTCGCTGACTGGCCGCAACCTGAACGGGACACGCGCCATCGACCGCGAGGCACCGATTCCCGGTATCGGCTTGAGCTACGAGACTGGTCAGTTTCTCCGGCGTCTCGCCGAGCGTGGCCGGCTGCGCGTGCGCCTCGCGACCGAGAACCGGACGCTCGACGCGGAGTCAGCGAACGTGATCGGCGAGATTCCCGGTAGCACACGACCCGACGAGATCGTCCTCGTCGGCGGGCACTACGACAGTCACGATATCGCGCAAGGGGCCGGCGACGACGGTGCTGGCACCGTCGTCGGGCTCGAGGTGGGGCGCGCGCTCGCCCAGCTCCGCGGCCAGCTCGCGCGGACAGTCCGCGTCATCTGCTTCGGTGCCGAGGAGCTCGGGCTGCTCGGCGCCTATTTTCATGCCACACAGGCAGCTGCGCGCGGAGAATGCATCCGCTTCGTACTGAACCTGGACGGGGCCGGTCGCGGCACGGGCGGGCAGGAGCAACTCGTCCTCTCGGGACTCCCCGAGCTCGTGGCATATTTCCAGGGAATCGCCCGCGAGCTTCCCTACGATTTCGCGATCCGCGACGAGCTGAACGCGCACTCCGACCACTTCCCGTTCGCCTTGCGCGGGATCCCGAACGCAACGCTGAGCAGCCGCGATGCCACTGCCGGGATGATCGGGCGCGGATGGGGACACACCGAGGCCGACACGCTGGACAAGGTGACGTTGCGTAGCATCCAGATGGCTGCTGCGCTGGCGGCGCGGCTCGTGATCCGGCTCAGCGAGGACGAGAACTTCCCTGGGCGACAGCGGACGCCGGAAGAAGTGCGTCAGCAACTGGCCGACGCTGGCCTTCTCGAGCGGGTGCGGGCGACGGAAGGTCCGGTGATCTAG
- the cysS gene encoding cysteine--tRNA ligase — protein MLEGAREAVQLFNSLTRTIEPFAPADGRTVRLYVCGVTPYDTTHMGHAMTYLVFDVFNRICQFHGWRVKYVQNITDIDDDILRKAREVGEPWDRLGDRYIRQFQEDLNALNVLFPSVFPRATEEIPLMIEIIQRLIERGAAYVRDGNVYFRVASDPDYGQLCRCSREEMIRLSAERGADPQDPRKEDPLDFVLWQAAQPGEPTWDSPWGPGRPGWHIECSAMAMKYLGLQIDVHGGGYDLIYPHHESEIAQSEGYTGAKPFARFWVHVAMVEYQGAKMSKSLGNLVLVRDTLRRHSGDAIRLYLLSHHYRTPFAYEDDGPARFEPLVRRLREAVNATGGSATPLDLAPLRDAMVAALSDDLDTPRAIELLAEAGERLLTAAREGRDIERAREQLREMGGLLGLTVTR, from the coding sequence GTGCTGGAGGGAGCGCGAGAAGCCGTGCAGCTGTTCAATTCGCTCACTCGAACGATCGAACCGTTCGCGCCGGCCGACGGGCGAACGGTACGACTCTACGTCTGTGGCGTGACCCCCTACGACACCACGCACATGGGCCATGCGATGACCTATCTCGTCTTCGACGTCTTCAATCGGATCTGCCAGTTCCATGGCTGGCGCGTCAAGTACGTCCAGAACATCACCGACATCGATGACGACATCCTGCGGAAGGCGCGTGAGGTGGGCGAGCCCTGGGATCGACTCGGTGATCGCTATATCCGCCAGTTCCAGGAAGACCTGAACGCGCTCAACGTCCTCTTCCCGTCCGTTTTCCCCCGAGCGACCGAAGAAATCCCGCTCATGATCGAGATCATCCAGCGGCTCATCGAACGCGGCGCCGCCTACGTGCGGGACGGGAACGTCTACTTCCGCGTCGCCAGCGATCCGGATTACGGGCAGCTCTGTCGCTGTAGTCGCGAGGAGATGATCCGGCTCTCGGCCGAGCGGGGCGCCGATCCGCAGGATCCGCGGAAGGAAGACCCGCTCGATTTCGTTCTCTGGCAAGCTGCCCAGCCCGGCGAACCGACCTGGGACAGTCCCTGGGGACCGGGACGGCCTGGCTGGCACATCGAATGCAGCGCCATGGCGATGAAGTACCTCGGCCTCCAGATCGACGTGCACGGGGGCGGTTACGACCTCATCTATCCGCACCACGAGAGCGAGATCGCGCAGTCCGAGGGCTATACCGGCGCCAAGCCGTTCGCGCGCTTCTGGGTCCATGTCGCGATGGTCGAATACCAGGGTGCGAAGATGTCGAAATCGCTGGGCAATCTCGTCCTCGTCCGCGACACGCTGCGGCGTCACTCCGGCGATGCGATCCGCCTCTACCTCCTCAGTCACCACTACCGGACACCGTTCGCCTACGAGGACGACGGGCCAGCCCGCTTCGAGCCGCTCGTCCGGCGGTTACGCGAGGCGGTCAACGCGACCGGCGGCTCAGCGACACCGCTCGACCTCGCACCGCTGCGCGACGCGATGGTCGCTGCCCTCTCCGACGACCTCGATACACCGCGCGCGATCGAACTCCTCGCCGAGGCAGGTGAACGGCTCCTGACCGCCGCGCGGGAGGGGCGCGACATCGAGCGGGCCCGCGAGCAGCTCCGCGAGATGGGCGGGCTCCTCGGCCTCACCGTGACACGGTGA
- a CDS encoding redoxin domain-containing protein has protein sequence MSQLWGRIEEIRALGAEVYAISCDSHFAQAAWARELGVGFPFLSDWNRDVIAAYDVKLDELAGYREVPARALVVVDRDGTIVHRDRAPLRELPDVEAAVAALRSLAARS, from the coding sequence CTGTCCCAGTTGTGGGGCAGGATCGAGGAGATCCGTGCGCTCGGCGCCGAGGTCTATGCGATCAGTTGCGACAGCCACTTCGCTCAAGCCGCCTGGGCACGCGAACTCGGGGTCGGTTTTCCTTTCCTCAGCGACTGGAACCGCGATGTCATCGCCGCCTACGACGTGAAGCTGGACGAGCTGGCGGGCTACCGTGAGGTGCCAGCTCGGGCGCTCGTCGTCGTCGACCGCGACGGGACGATCGTCCACCGGGACCGTGCGCCGCTCCGAGAACTCCCGGACGTCGAGGCTGCGGTCGCGGCGTTGCGGTCACTGGCGGCGCGCTCCTGA
- a CDS encoding amidohydrolase has protein sequence MDAYLVTNGTILTMDPAQPTVEAFGVIGERIVATGSIADVEAALPRGYRRLDLAGATCLPGFNEAHNHMINFGFVLGQVNCRYPAVRSIEEIVQRFAERASRTAPGTWIRGRGYDDNVLAEHRHPTRSDLDRASTVHPLVLTHSSGHMLVANSLALQLAGVTRETPDPPGGHIVRDEHGEPTGLLQENAMELVERVIPAPTLDDMVEALRRCNDAYVAAGITSSQDAGSDHPLQVEAYQRAVERGVLKLRTSMMIRHQLLPHLLGLGVKQGFGDDHLRIGPVKLFADGSLIGRTAAVSRSFLNDPRPDNYGITIWTQEELDELVWQAHSAGFQVATHAIGDRAIEMVLDAYERALARLPRPDHRHRIEHCGVLRPDLIDRIARLGVLVVSQPIFIAEYGDGFIRHLGLERIQLTYPLRSLLEAGIRLVFSTDCPVSAYQPLRCIQAAVLERTASGRSYALEEAITVEEALPLYTVNGAYATFEEQRKGMIRPGMLADFVVLERDPRTVDPEELAELRVLRTVIGGATVYEA, from the coding sequence ATGGACGCCTATCTCGTCACGAACGGAACGATCCTGACGATGGATCCCGCGCAGCCGACCGTCGAAGCGTTCGGCGTGATCGGCGAGCGGATCGTCGCGACCGGCTCCATCGCCGACGTGGAGGCAGCGCTGCCGCGCGGCTACCGGCGACTCGACCTCGCCGGCGCGACCTGCTTGCCCGGGTTCAACGAGGCGCACAACCACATGATCAACTTCGGCTTCGTGCTCGGCCAGGTCAACTGTCGGTACCCAGCGGTGCGGTCGATCGAGGAGATCGTCCAGCGCTTTGCCGAGCGAGCGAGCCGAACAGCGCCCGGAACCTGGATCCGGGGGCGTGGCTACGACGACAACGTCCTCGCCGAGCACCGCCATCCCACGCGCTCCGACCTCGACCGGGCCAGTACCGTGCATCCGCTCGTGCTCACGCACAGCTCGGGCCACATGCTGGTCGCCAACTCGCTCGCGCTCCAGCTCGCCGGTGTGACGCGGGAGACCCCCGATCCTCCTGGGGGCCATATCGTCCGCGACGAGCACGGCGAGCCGACCGGGCTCCTGCAGGAGAACGCGATGGAGCTCGTCGAACGGGTCATCCCTGCTCCGACGCTCGACGACATGGTGGAGGCGCTGCGCCGCTGCAACGATGCGTATGTCGCGGCCGGGATCACCTCGAGCCAGGATGCTGGTTCCGACCACCCGCTCCAGGTCGAGGCCTACCAGCGAGCGGTCGAACGTGGTGTACTCAAGCTCCGTACCTCGATGATGATCCGGCACCAGCTGCTCCCGCATCTGCTCGGACTCGGGGTCAAGCAAGGCTTCGGGGACGATCACCTGCGCATCGGCCCGGTGAAGCTCTTCGCTGACGGAAGTCTCATCGGCCGTACGGCTGCCGTGAGTCGTTCCTTCCTGAACGATCCCCGCCCGGACAACTACGGCATCACGATCTGGACGCAAGAGGAGCTGGACGAACTCGTCTGGCAGGCGCACTCGGCAGGTTTTCAGGTCGCGACCCATGCGATCGGCGACCGGGCGATCGAGATGGTGCTCGATGCCTACGAGCGTGCGCTCGCGCGGCTGCCACGGCCAGATCACCGGCACCGGATCGAGCACTGCGGGGTGCTGCGTCCCGACCTCATCGACCGGATCGCCCGGCTCGGCGTGCTGGTCGTGAGCCAGCCGATCTTCATCGCCGAGTACGGCGATGGCTTCATCCGGCATCTGGGACTCGAGAGGATTCAACTGACCTATCCGTTGCGGAGCCTGCTCGAGGCGGGTATCCGGCTCGTCTTCTCGACCGACTGCCCTGTGTCCGCCTACCAGCCACTCCGCTGTATCCAGGCTGCTGTGCTCGAGCGGACAGCGAGTGGGCGCTCCTATGCCCTGGAAGAAGCGATCACCGTAGAGGAAGCGTTACCGCTCTACACGGTCAACGGCGCGTATGCGACCTTCGAGGAGCAGCGCAAGGGGATGATCCGGCCCGGTATGCTGGCCGACTTCGTCGTCCTCGAGCGCGACCCGCGCACGGTCGACCCGGAGGAACTGGCTGAGCTGCGCGTGCTCCGTACGGTCATCGGTGGCGCGACCGTCTACGAGGCGTGA
- a CDS encoding alpha-amylase family glycosyl hydrolase, with the protein MDEGRRWRWWQRGVIYHIYPRSFADSNRDGIGDLEGIRQKLDYLVWLGVDAIWLSPIFPSPMADFGYDISDYCDVDPIFGTLADLDRLIADTHARGLKVILDFVPNHTSDQHPWFQEARSARDHPRRDWYIWADPAPDGGSPNNWRSVFGGSAWEFDPATGQYYLHTFLKEQPDLNWRNPEVRAAMFDVLRFWFERGVDGFRIDALRFLIKDASFRDNPPNPDYSPDQLPFNELIPAYSADQYELHEILAAMRHVTDAFGERVLIGEMYIPISRLVAYYGCRHERELHFPFNFQLLLIPWTARQVAATIDTYEGLLGPDDWPNWVLSNHDQPRVATRVGEAQARVAAMLLLTLRGTPTVYYGDELGLADVPIPPERRQDPLERTIGPGAGRDPCRTPMPWDASPYAGFSTVEPWLPLNPDYETRNVAAQREDPRSMLRLYRELLLLRRAEPALAIGQYRPLGVTTDVLAYERTAGGRRLAIVLNFSGHEQGFRPSREPLDGYVLLSTHLDRDGEPVRGTLLLRPNEGCVVALSGLPGR; encoded by the coding sequence ATGGACGAGGGACGTCGCTGGCGCTGGTGGCAACGTGGCGTCATCTACCACATCTATCCTCGCTCGTTCGCCGACAGTAACCGCGACGGAATCGGTGACCTCGAAGGAATCCGGCAAAAGCTCGACTACCTCGTCTGGCTCGGGGTCGATGCGATCTGGCTCTCGCCGATCTTTCCGTCACCGATGGCCGACTTCGGGTACGACATCAGCGATTACTGCGACGTCGATCCGATCTTCGGCACCCTGGCCGATCTCGACCGGCTGATCGCCGATACCCATGCACGCGGCCTCAAGGTCATCCTCGACTTCGTGCCGAACCATACCTCCGACCAGCACCCGTGGTTCCAGGAAGCGCGGAGCGCGCGCGATCACCCGCGCCGTGACTGGTACATCTGGGCCGACCCGGCCCCGGACGGTGGCTCGCCGAACAACTGGCGCAGCGTCTTCGGTGGGAGTGCCTGGGAGTTCGATCCTGCGACCGGGCAATACTACCTGCACACCTTCCTCAAGGAGCAGCCTGACCTCAACTGGCGTAATCCGGAAGTCCGCGCGGCAATGTTCGACGTGCTGCGCTTCTGGTTCGAGCGGGGAGTGGACGGTTTCCGGATCGATGCGCTCCGCTTCCTGATCAAGGACGCCTCGTTTCGGGACAACCCACCGAATCCGGACTATTCACCCGACCAACTACCGTTCAACGAGTTGATTCCCGCTTACAGTGCCGACCAATACGAACTCCACGAGATCCTGGCAGCGATGCGCCATGTCACCGACGCGTTCGGCGAGCGGGTGCTGATCGGCGAGATGTACATCCCGATCAGCCGTCTCGTCGCCTACTACGGCTGCCGCCACGAGCGAGAGCTGCACTTTCCGTTCAACTTCCAGCTCCTGCTGATCCCTTGGACCGCACGCCAGGTCGCTGCCACGATCGACACCTACGAAGGGTTACTCGGCCCCGATGACTGGCCCAACTGGGTCTTGAGCAACCACGACCAGCCACGGGTCGCGACGCGCGTCGGCGAAGCGCAGGCACGCGTGGCGGCAATGCTGCTCCTCACGTTACGCGGTACACCGACGGTCTACTACGGCGACGAACTCGGCCTCGCCGACGTTCCCATTCCACCCGAGCGCCGACAGGATCCGCTCGAGCGGACGATCGGTCCGGGAGCGGGACGCGACCCCTGCCGTACTCCGATGCCGTGGGATGCGAGCCCCTACGCTGGATTTTCGACTGTCGAGCCGTGGCTCCCCCTGAATCCGGACTACGAGACCCGCAACGTGGCCGCACAACGCGAAGACCCGCGGTCGATGCTCCGCCTCTACCGCGAGTTGCTCCTGCTCCGCCGCGCCGAGCCGGCTCTCGCTATCGGGCAGTACCGGCCGCTCGGCGTGACGACGGACGTCCTGGCCTACGAGCGCACGGCTGGTGGTAGGCGACTCGCCATCGTCCTCAACTTCAGCGGTCATGAGCAGGGTTTTCGCCCGTCTCGTGAGCCACTGGACGGGTATGTCCTGCTTTCGACGCACCTCGACCGGGACGGCGAGCCGGTGCGCGGCACGCTTCTCTTGCGCCCCAACGAGGGTTGCGTCGTCGCCCTCAGCGGATTGCCGGGCCGTTAG
- a CDS encoding ArsR/SmtB family transcription factor, with translation MDGRCCPMESPDATVATMPISRIASLARALADETRLTLLALLTRYEEPLCVCHLVEHVPVGQPTVSHHLRVLREAGLVTVERRGTWAYYAATPLAQNVLRQLSHLLADPVTVP, from the coding sequence ATGGACGGTCGGTGCTGCCCGATGGAGTCTCCCGATGCAACGGTGGCGACCATGCCGATCAGCCGTATCGCCTCGCTCGCCCGGGCACTGGCCGACGAGACACGCCTCACGCTCCTCGCCCTGCTGACCCGGTACGAGGAACCGCTCTGTGTCTGCCACCTCGTCGAGCACGTCCCGGTCGGACAGCCGACGGTCTCCCATCACCTTCGGGTCCTCCGCGAGGCAGGCCTCGTCACTGTCGAACGACGCGGAACCTGGGCCTACTACGCAGCGACACCGCTGGCTCAGAACGTGCTCCGTCAGCTCAGTCACCTGCTGGCCGATCCGGTCACCGTGCCGTGA
- a CDS encoding FAD-dependent oxidoreductase — MPHRDELPVVVIGAGPIGLVAAAHLAARGLPFLVFESGDAAGASMRRWRHVRMFSPWRYNVDPSAAELLAEQGWVAPDPEQYPTGAELLASWVEPLATHPSIAPYLRLGHRVTAVARQGRDKLSSRDRAGRPFLVRVSTSVGEQEFLARAVLDASGAVPNPLGASGLPALGETYLAERIAYGMPDVLGSEREHYAGMRTLIVGAGHSAFGVLLDLVALAEQVPGTEVHWAIRRRSLTGRLGSPSDELPERGRLGQRVAELLASGTITLHTGVLVDRVEADGAGITVYSGERALPPVDRIVCATGYRPDLAPLRELRLALDPIVEAPVALAPHIDPRSHSCGTVPPHGFAELAHPQEPDFFIVGLKSYGRAPTFLLRTGYEQVRSIVAALAGDWEAARRVELELPATGVCSGEAGVACCSEPTEPECVARTVQVPLQLRTDSLCCTAPSNREEQFPTCPWPRRGTVPSPTDCTDQSSSEEPCCAGNTARSTVGTSTCC, encoded by the coding sequence ATGCCTCATCGCGACGAGCTTCCCGTGGTGGTCATCGGAGCGGGGCCGATCGGTCTCGTCGCCGCGGCCCATCTCGCAGCTCGAGGGTTACCCTTCCTCGTCTTCGAGAGCGGAGACGCTGCCGGAGCATCGATGCGTCGCTGGCGCCACGTACGGATGTTCTCCCCCTGGCGCTACAACGTCGATCCCAGCGCCGCCGAGCTTTTGGCTGAGCAGGGCTGGGTCGCGCCCGATCCGGAGCAGTACCCCACCGGTGCCGAGCTCCTGGCCAGCTGGGTCGAGCCGCTGGCGACGCACCCGTCGATCGCACCGTACCTGCGCCTCGGCCACCGGGTCACGGCTGTCGCCCGCCAGGGCCGTGACAAGCTTTCCAGCCGCGATCGCGCTGGTCGGCCGTTCCTCGTCCGCGTCTCCACGTCGGTCGGCGAGCAGGAGTTCCTCGCTCGCGCCGTGTTGGATGCCTCTGGTGCTGTGCCGAACCCGCTCGGAGCATCCGGTCTTCCGGCGCTCGGCGAGACATACCTCGCCGAGCGGATCGCCTACGGGATGCCGGATGTTCTGGGCAGCGAGCGTGAGCACTATGCCGGAATGCGGACACTCATCGTCGGTGCGGGACACTCCGCTTTCGGTGTCCTGCTCGACCTCGTTGCGCTTGCTGAGCAAGTACCAGGCACCGAAGTCCACTGGGCGATCCGCCGCCGCTCGCTTACCGGCCGTCTGGGAAGTCCCAGCGACGAACTTCCGGAACGAGGGCGTCTCGGCCAGCGAGTGGCTGAACTCCTGGCCAGCGGTACCATCACGCTGCATACCGGTGTCCTGGTCGATCGTGTCGAGGCGGACGGGGCCGGCATCACGGTGTACAGCGGCGAGCGCGCCCTTCCGCCGGTCGACCGCATCGTGTGTGCGACCGGTTATCGTCCCGATCTCGCGCCGCTCCGCGAGTTGCGACTGGCTCTCGATCCGATCGTCGAGGCGCCGGTCGCGCTTGCCCCGCACATCGATCCACGCTCCCACAGCTGCGGTACGGTGCCACCGCACGGCTTCGCGGAACTCGCCCATCCGCAGGAACCGGACTTTTTCATCGTCGGGCTCAAGAGCTACGGGCGAGCCCCGACGTTTCTGCTGCGGACCGGCTACGAGCAAGTGCGCTCGATCGTCGCGGCTCTGGCGGGAGACTGGGAGGCAGCCCGTCGTGTCGAACTCGAGCTTCCAGCGACAGGCGTGTGCTCGGGAGAAGCGGGTGTGGCCTGCTGCAGTGAGCCGACCGAACCAGAGTGCGTGGCCAGAACGGTGCAGGTACCGCTGCAGCTCCGCACCGATTCGCTCTGCTGCACTGCGCCGTCGAACCGAGAGGAGCAATTTCCGACCTGCCCCTGGCCCCGCCGTGGCACGGTGCCGAGCCCGACCGACTGCACCGACCAGTCGAGCAGTGAAGAGCCTTGCTGCGCTGGGAACACGGCGCGTTCGACCGTCGGAACATCGACGTGTTGCTGA
- a CDS encoding PfkB family carbohydrate kinase: MFDVVSCGELLVDFVALRRGVRLAEAPAFRRAAGGAPANVAVGVARLGRRAAFLGQVGDDDFGHYLAETLARAGVDVRGLRFSPDARTALAFVSLRADGERDFLFYRHPSADMLWRPEDVDRTVASTTRIFHFGSISLIEEPARSATLVAMETAREHGARLSYDPNLRLALWPSPEAARAGMLRGLEHAEIVKLSREELAFLTGSSDPAATRQLWHDRLQLLVVTLGAAGCAYLTPQEEGEVPGFTVPIVDTTGAGDGFVAGLLVGLLEQGFDWSKRAVEQVLRLANAVGALVCTRRGAIPALPTRRQVQRLLTMSGDVSRHE; the protein is encoded by the coding sequence GTGTTCGATGTCGTCAGCTGTGGGGAACTCCTCGTCGACTTCGTCGCGCTCCGGCGGGGCGTGCGGCTGGCCGAGGCACCGGCGTTCCGCCGGGCCGCTGGTGGCGCACCGGCCAACGTGGCCGTCGGTGTCGCACGGCTCGGCCGGCGAGCGGCTTTCCTCGGTCAGGTCGGTGACGACGACTTCGGCCATTACCTGGCAGAAACGCTCGCGCGCGCCGGCGTCGATGTGCGGGGGTTGCGTTTCTCGCCGGACGCACGCACAGCGCTCGCCTTCGTGAGCCTCCGTGCGGACGGTGAACGCGACTTCCTCTTCTACCGGCACCCGAGCGCCGATATGCTCTGGCGTCCGGAAGACGTCGACCGGACAGTCGCCAGTACGACGCGGATCTTCCACTTCGGATCGATCTCGCTGATCGAGGAACCAGCACGCTCAGCGACGCTGGTAGCCATGGAGACTGCCCGCGAGCACGGAGCGCGGCTTTCCTACGACCCGAACCTGCGTCTCGCATTGTGGCCCTCGCCTGAAGCGGCACGAGCGGGTATGCTCCGTGGGCTCGAGCACGCCGAGATCGTCAAGCTGAGCCGCGAGGAACTCGCTTTCCTCACCGGGTCGAGCGACCCGGCCGCCACACGCCAGCTGTGGCACGACCGCTTGCAGCTGCTCGTCGTGACGCTGGGTGCGGCCGGTTGCGCGTATCTCACGCCGCAGGAGGAGGGAGAAGTACCCGGCTTCACTGTGCCAATCGTCGATACGACCGGCGCTGGCGACGGGTTCGTGGCCGGACTCCTCGTCGGGCTCCTCGAGCAGGGCTTCGACTGGTCGAAACGCGCGGTCGAACAGGTACTCCGGCTCGCGAATGCCGTCGGTGCGCTCGTCTGCACCCGGCGGGGGGCGATTCCGGCCCTCCCCACCCGCCGCCAGGTGCAGCGACTGTTGACGATGTCGGGCGACGTGTCGCGTCACGAGTGA